Proteins encoded together in one Rhinoraja longicauda isolate Sanriku21f chromosome 22, sRhiLon1.1, whole genome shotgun sequence window:
- the ncoa5 gene encoding nuclear receptor coactivator 5 isoform X4 — MRGGSPWSPVRASVVKSNEDSCRPDKGSHSHNSRPGSSVFFKLENDVNMAAERRNSNKSARRPSPPRRDPFAFGDERDVRRDRSPLRSTRDERDARDPLYDRYRDARDPRDPTYRREEVYDRYYRYDDILRRKEEPLIERFREPWDPRTTREVDDPLRRERRREELYRQYYEEIQRRYDAERPVDCSVIVVNKQQKEYAESVGRKVRDLGMVVDLIFLNTEVSLTQALEDVSRGGTAFAIVITQQHEIHRSCTVNILFGTPQEHRNMPMADAMILVARNYERYKIETREKVREEVARKAAKMADEVVLREREPTQGGLEEQVNPSSIQPLLNLLADGRYLAIEEMDKIIEYLREKKERFLRGGDSLHGPVHNPAPMTRPNLGSSGMNPLDAQQSLPNTQTLKGGPQDAQATQQQELQAKILSLFNSGASGTNTNTAGAQGPAYGSALNTQPQNRAGQLGLSNSSYLSQAQQRMTGPNSQLPSLMSQAVAPRATAIRLPLPQTQGLYGQQQPRGPNPNQSSALSQAQRSGVATGINFDNPSVQKALDTLIQSGPSLSHLVNQASAQVPRPGQPLSQASLATYQRHY, encoded by the exons ATGTTAATATGGCAGCTGAACGAAGAAATTCGAATAAATCTGCACGGAGACCGAGTCCTCCGAGAAG AGATCCGTTTGCCTTTGGTGATGAACGTGATGTAAGGCGTGATCGCTCTCCACTCAGATCTACTAGAGATGAACGCGATGCAAGGGATCCTCTCTATGATCGATACAGGGATGCTCGAGACCCCAGGGACCCTACATACAG ACGGGAGGAGGTCTATGATCGCTATTATCGCTATGATGATATTTTGCGCAGGAAGGAGGAGCCACTTATCGAAAGATTCCGTGAGCCTTGGGATCCCAGAACAACTCGTGAAGTTGATG ATCCCTTGAGAAGAGAGCGCCGAAGAGAAGAATTGTATCGGCAATATTATGAAGAAATCCAAAGACGTTATGATGCAGAAAGACCTGTGGATTGTTCAGTTATTGTAGTCAATAAGCAACAAAA GGAATATGCCGAGTCGGTTGGTCGAAAGGTTCGTGACCTTGGTATGGTGGTTGACTTGATATTCTTGAATACAGAAGTGTCACTTACTCAAGCCCTTGAAGATGTCAGCAGAGGAGGCACAGCATTTGCGATTGTTATTACTCAACAACATGAGATACACAGATCATGTACTGTCAATATCCTGTTTGGGACACCACAGG AACATCGTAACATGCCAATGGCTGACGCTATGATCTTGGTTGCACGTAATTATGAAAGGTACAAGATAGAAACGCGAGAGAAGGTGCGTGAGGAGGTTGCAAGAAAGGCCGCAAAAATGGCCGATGAGGTCGTTTTGCGTGAACGGGAACCTACGCAAGGAGGTCTCGAAGAACAAGTAAATCCCTCCAGCATCCAGCCATTATTGAACCTACTTGCAGATGGAAGATACCTTGCCATAGAGGAAATGGATAAAATCATCGAATATCTGAGAGAGAAAAAGGAACGATTTCTTCGGGGAGGAGACTCCTTGCACG GACCTGTTCACAATCCAGCTCCCATGACAAGACCAAACTTGGGTTCTTCAGGAATGAATCCACTCGATGCACAACAGTCTCTGCCAAATACTCAGACTTTGAAGGGAGGTCCACAGGATGCTCAAGCAACACAACAGCAAGAGCTACAAGCTAAGATCCTAAGCCTCTTCAACAGTGGAGCATCTGGCACCAATACTAATACTGCAGGAGCACAGGGCCCAGCATATGGAAGTGCACTAAACACTCAGCCTCAAAATCGTGCTGGCCAGCTTGGCCTCAGCAATTCCTCATATCTATCTCAAGCTCAGCAGCGCATGACGGGTCCTAATTCACAACTTCCATCTTTAATGAGTCAAGCAGTTGCACCAAGAGCCACTGCAATTCGTTTACCTTTGCCTCAAACCCAAGGTCTCTATGGCCAGCAGCAACCTCGAGGTCCAAACCCCAACCAGTCAAGTGCTTTGTCTCAAGCCCAGAGATCTGGTGTTGCAACAGGTATAAACTTTGATAACCCTAGTGTGCAGAAAGCATTGGATACCCTTATTCAGAGTGGTCCATCTCTTTCCCACCTGGTAAACCAAGCCTCTGCCCAGGTACCACGTCCTGGACAACCATTGAGCCAGGCCTCTTTGGCGACTTACCAACGCCACTACTGA
- the ncoa5 gene encoding nuclear receptor coactivator 5 isoform X2, whose translation MRGGSPWSPVRASVVKSNEDSCRPDKGSHSHNSRPGSSVFFKLENALSMHHGFGFVQFDRVEDAKAAVQGENERMCRGYRLDVNMAAERRNSNKSARRPSPPRRDPFAFGDERDVRRDRSPLRSTRDERDARDPLYDRYRDARDPRDPTYRREEVYDRYYRYDDILRRKEEPLIERFREPWDPRTTREVDDPLRRERRREELYRQYYEEIQRRYDAERPVDCSVIVVNKQQKEYAESVGRKVRDLGMVVDLIFLNTEVSLTQALEDVSRGGTAFAIVITQQHEIHRSCTVNILFGTPQEHRNMPMADAMILVARNYERYKIETREKVREEVARKAAKMADEVVLREREPTQGGLEEQVNPSSIQPLLNLLADGRYLAIEEMDKIIEYLREKKERFLRGGDSLHGPVHNPAPMTRPNLGSSGMNPLDAQQSLPNTQTLKGGPQDAQATQQQELQAKILSLFNSGASGTNTNTAGAQGPAYGSALNTQPQNRAGQLGLSNSSYLSQAQQRMTGPNSQLPSLMSQAVAPRATAIRLPLPQTQGLYGQQQPRGPNPNQSSALSQAQRSGVATGINFDNPSVQKALDTLIQSGPSLSHLVNQASAQVPRPGQPLSQASLATYQRHY comes from the exons CTTTATCAATGCACCATGGATTTGGGTTTGTGCAGTTTGATCGTGTTGAGGATGCTAAAGCTGCCGTGCAAGGAGAGAACGAGCGAATGTGTAGAGGGTACAGATTAG ATGTTAATATGGCAGCTGAACGAAGAAATTCGAATAAATCTGCACGGAGACCGAGTCCTCCGAGAAG AGATCCGTTTGCCTTTGGTGATGAACGTGATGTAAGGCGTGATCGCTCTCCACTCAGATCTACTAGAGATGAACGCGATGCAAGGGATCCTCTCTATGATCGATACAGGGATGCTCGAGACCCCAGGGACCCTACATACAG ACGGGAGGAGGTCTATGATCGCTATTATCGCTATGATGATATTTTGCGCAGGAAGGAGGAGCCACTTATCGAAAGATTCCGTGAGCCTTGGGATCCCAGAACAACTCGTGAAGTTGATG ATCCCTTGAGAAGAGAGCGCCGAAGAGAAGAATTGTATCGGCAATATTATGAAGAAATCCAAAGACGTTATGATGCAGAAAGACCTGTGGATTGTTCAGTTATTGTAGTCAATAAGCAACAAAA GGAATATGCCGAGTCGGTTGGTCGAAAGGTTCGTGACCTTGGTATGGTGGTTGACTTGATATTCTTGAATACAGAAGTGTCACTTACTCAAGCCCTTGAAGATGTCAGCAGAGGAGGCACAGCATTTGCGATTGTTATTACTCAACAACATGAGATACACAGATCATGTACTGTCAATATCCTGTTTGGGACACCACAGG AACATCGTAACATGCCAATGGCTGACGCTATGATCTTGGTTGCACGTAATTATGAAAGGTACAAGATAGAAACGCGAGAGAAGGTGCGTGAGGAGGTTGCAAGAAAGGCCGCAAAAATGGCCGATGAGGTCGTTTTGCGTGAACGGGAACCTACGCAAGGAGGTCTCGAAGAACAAGTAAATCCCTCCAGCATCCAGCCATTATTGAACCTACTTGCAGATGGAAGATACCTTGCCATAGAGGAAATGGATAAAATCATCGAATATCTGAGAGAGAAAAAGGAACGATTTCTTCGGGGAGGAGACTCCTTGCACG GACCTGTTCACAATCCAGCTCCCATGACAAGACCAAACTTGGGTTCTTCAGGAATGAATCCACTCGATGCACAACAGTCTCTGCCAAATACTCAGACTTTGAAGGGAGGTCCACAGGATGCTCAAGCAACACAACAGCAAGAGCTACAAGCTAAGATCCTAAGCCTCTTCAACAGTGGAGCATCTGGCACCAATACTAATACTGCAGGAGCACAGGGCCCAGCATATGGAAGTGCACTAAACACTCAGCCTCAAAATCGTGCTGGCCAGCTTGGCCTCAGCAATTCCTCATATCTATCTCAAGCTCAGCAGCGCATGACGGGTCCTAATTCACAACTTCCATCTTTAATGAGTCAAGCAGTTGCACCAAGAGCCACTGCAATTCGTTTACCTTTGCCTCAAACCCAAGGTCTCTATGGCCAGCAGCAACCTCGAGGTCCAAACCCCAACCAGTCAAGTGCTTTGTCTCAAGCCCAGAGATCTGGTGTTGCAACAGGTATAAACTTTGATAACCCTAGTGTGCAGAAAGCATTGGATACCCTTATTCAGAGTGGTCCATCTCTTTCCCACCTGGTAAACCAAGCCTCTGCCCAGGTACCACGTCCTGGACAACCATTGAGCCAGGCCTCTTTGGCGACTTACCAACGCCACTACTGA
- the ncoa5 gene encoding nuclear receptor coactivator 5 isoform X1: MMSRRRSRSPSREHRMRGDRGASNKTDSADPRDLERRVFVGNLPTNSMVRKDLEDMFLKYGKINALSMHHGFGFVQFDRVEDAKAAVQGENERMCRGYRLDVNMAAERRNSNKSARRPSPPRRDPFAFGDERDVRRDRSPLRSTRDERDARDPLYDRYRDARDPRDPTYRREEVYDRYYRYDDILRRKEEPLIERFREPWDPRTTREVDDPLRRERRREELYRQYYEEIQRRYDAERPVDCSVIVVNKQQKEYAESVGRKVRDLGMVVDLIFLNTEVSLTQALEDVSRGGTAFAIVITQQHEIHRSCTVNILFGTPQEHRNMPMADAMILVARNYERYKIETREKVREEVARKAAKMADEVVLREREPTQGGLEEQVNPSSIQPLLNLLADGRYLAIEEMDKIIEYLREKKERFLRGGDSLHGPVHNPAPMTRPNLGSSGMNPLDAQQSLPNTQTLKGGPQDAQATQQQELQAKILSLFNSGASGTNTNTAGAQGPAYGSALNTQPQNRAGQLGLSNSSYLSQAQQRMTGPNSQLPSLMSQAVAPRATAIRLPLPQTQGLYGQQQPRGPNPNQSSALSQAQRSGVATGINFDNPSVQKALDTLIQSGPSLSHLVNQASAQVPRPGQPLSQASLATYQRHY; the protein is encoded by the exons ATGATGTCCCGGAGAAGAAGCAGAAGTCCATCCAGAGAACATAGAATGCGTGGTGACCGGGGTGCAAGTAACAAGACTGACAGTGCTGATCCTCGAGATCTTGAGAGGCGTGTTTTTGTTGGAAATTTGCCCACCAACTCCATGGTGAGGAAGGATTTGGAGGATATGTTCCTTAAATATGGCAAGATAAATG CTTTATCAATGCACCATGGATTTGGGTTTGTGCAGTTTGATCGTGTTGAGGATGCTAAAGCTGCCGTGCAAGGAGAGAACGAGCGAATGTGTAGAGGGTACAGATTAG ATGTTAATATGGCAGCTGAACGAAGAAATTCGAATAAATCTGCACGGAGACCGAGTCCTCCGAGAAG AGATCCGTTTGCCTTTGGTGATGAACGTGATGTAAGGCGTGATCGCTCTCCACTCAGATCTACTAGAGATGAACGCGATGCAAGGGATCCTCTCTATGATCGATACAGGGATGCTCGAGACCCCAGGGACCCTACATACAG ACGGGAGGAGGTCTATGATCGCTATTATCGCTATGATGATATTTTGCGCAGGAAGGAGGAGCCACTTATCGAAAGATTCCGTGAGCCTTGGGATCCCAGAACAACTCGTGAAGTTGATG ATCCCTTGAGAAGAGAGCGCCGAAGAGAAGAATTGTATCGGCAATATTATGAAGAAATCCAAAGACGTTATGATGCAGAAAGACCTGTGGATTGTTCAGTTATTGTAGTCAATAAGCAACAAAA GGAATATGCCGAGTCGGTTGGTCGAAAGGTTCGTGACCTTGGTATGGTGGTTGACTTGATATTCTTGAATACAGAAGTGTCACTTACTCAAGCCCTTGAAGATGTCAGCAGAGGAGGCACAGCATTTGCGATTGTTATTACTCAACAACATGAGATACACAGATCATGTACTGTCAATATCCTGTTTGGGACACCACAGG AACATCGTAACATGCCAATGGCTGACGCTATGATCTTGGTTGCACGTAATTATGAAAGGTACAAGATAGAAACGCGAGAGAAGGTGCGTGAGGAGGTTGCAAGAAAGGCCGCAAAAATGGCCGATGAGGTCGTTTTGCGTGAACGGGAACCTACGCAAGGAGGTCTCGAAGAACAAGTAAATCCCTCCAGCATCCAGCCATTATTGAACCTACTTGCAGATGGAAGATACCTTGCCATAGAGGAAATGGATAAAATCATCGAATATCTGAGAGAGAAAAAGGAACGATTTCTTCGGGGAGGAGACTCCTTGCACG GACCTGTTCACAATCCAGCTCCCATGACAAGACCAAACTTGGGTTCTTCAGGAATGAATCCACTCGATGCACAACAGTCTCTGCCAAATACTCAGACTTTGAAGGGAGGTCCACAGGATGCTCAAGCAACACAACAGCAAGAGCTACAAGCTAAGATCCTAAGCCTCTTCAACAGTGGAGCATCTGGCACCAATACTAATACTGCAGGAGCACAGGGCCCAGCATATGGAAGTGCACTAAACACTCAGCCTCAAAATCGTGCTGGCCAGCTTGGCCTCAGCAATTCCTCATATCTATCTCAAGCTCAGCAGCGCATGACGGGTCCTAATTCACAACTTCCATCTTTAATGAGTCAAGCAGTTGCACCAAGAGCCACTGCAATTCGTTTACCTTTGCCTCAAACCCAAGGTCTCTATGGCCAGCAGCAACCTCGAGGTCCAAACCCCAACCAGTCAAGTGCTTTGTCTCAAGCCCAGAGATCTGGTGTTGCAACAGGTATAAACTTTGATAACCCTAGTGTGCAGAAAGCATTGGATACCCTTATTCAGAGTGGTCCATCTCTTTCCCACCTGGTAAACCAAGCCTCTGCCCAGGTACCACGTCCTGGACAACCATTGAGCCAGGCCTCTTTGGCGACTTACCAACGCCACTACTGA
- the ncoa5 gene encoding nuclear receptor coactivator 5 isoform X3 — translation MMSRRRSRSPSREHRMRGDRGASNKTDSADPRDLERRVFVGNLPTNSMVRKDLEDMFLKYGKINDVNMAAERRNSNKSARRPSPPRRDPFAFGDERDVRRDRSPLRSTRDERDARDPLYDRYRDARDPRDPTYRREEVYDRYYRYDDILRRKEEPLIERFREPWDPRTTREVDDPLRRERRREELYRQYYEEIQRRYDAERPVDCSVIVVNKQQKEYAESVGRKVRDLGMVVDLIFLNTEVSLTQALEDVSRGGTAFAIVITQQHEIHRSCTVNILFGTPQEHRNMPMADAMILVARNYERYKIETREKVREEVARKAAKMADEVVLREREPTQGGLEEQVNPSSIQPLLNLLADGRYLAIEEMDKIIEYLREKKERFLRGGDSLHGPVHNPAPMTRPNLGSSGMNPLDAQQSLPNTQTLKGGPQDAQATQQQELQAKILSLFNSGASGTNTNTAGAQGPAYGSALNTQPQNRAGQLGLSNSSYLSQAQQRMTGPNSQLPSLMSQAVAPRATAIRLPLPQTQGLYGQQQPRGPNPNQSSALSQAQRSGVATGINFDNPSVQKALDTLIQSGPSLSHLVNQASAQVPRPGQPLSQASLATYQRHY, via the exons ATGATGTCCCGGAGAAGAAGCAGAAGTCCATCCAGAGAACATAGAATGCGTGGTGACCGGGGTGCAAGTAACAAGACTGACAGTGCTGATCCTCGAGATCTTGAGAGGCGTGTTTTTGTTGGAAATTTGCCCACCAACTCCATGGTGAGGAAGGATTTGGAGGATATGTTCCTTAAATATGGCAAGATAAATG ATGTTAATATGGCAGCTGAACGAAGAAATTCGAATAAATCTGCACGGAGACCGAGTCCTCCGAGAAG AGATCCGTTTGCCTTTGGTGATGAACGTGATGTAAGGCGTGATCGCTCTCCACTCAGATCTACTAGAGATGAACGCGATGCAAGGGATCCTCTCTATGATCGATACAGGGATGCTCGAGACCCCAGGGACCCTACATACAG ACGGGAGGAGGTCTATGATCGCTATTATCGCTATGATGATATTTTGCGCAGGAAGGAGGAGCCACTTATCGAAAGATTCCGTGAGCCTTGGGATCCCAGAACAACTCGTGAAGTTGATG ATCCCTTGAGAAGAGAGCGCCGAAGAGAAGAATTGTATCGGCAATATTATGAAGAAATCCAAAGACGTTATGATGCAGAAAGACCTGTGGATTGTTCAGTTATTGTAGTCAATAAGCAACAAAA GGAATATGCCGAGTCGGTTGGTCGAAAGGTTCGTGACCTTGGTATGGTGGTTGACTTGATATTCTTGAATACAGAAGTGTCACTTACTCAAGCCCTTGAAGATGTCAGCAGAGGAGGCACAGCATTTGCGATTGTTATTACTCAACAACATGAGATACACAGATCATGTACTGTCAATATCCTGTTTGGGACACCACAGG AACATCGTAACATGCCAATGGCTGACGCTATGATCTTGGTTGCACGTAATTATGAAAGGTACAAGATAGAAACGCGAGAGAAGGTGCGTGAGGAGGTTGCAAGAAAGGCCGCAAAAATGGCCGATGAGGTCGTTTTGCGTGAACGGGAACCTACGCAAGGAGGTCTCGAAGAACAAGTAAATCCCTCCAGCATCCAGCCATTATTGAACCTACTTGCAGATGGAAGATACCTTGCCATAGAGGAAATGGATAAAATCATCGAATATCTGAGAGAGAAAAAGGAACGATTTCTTCGGGGAGGAGACTCCTTGCACG GACCTGTTCACAATCCAGCTCCCATGACAAGACCAAACTTGGGTTCTTCAGGAATGAATCCACTCGATGCACAACAGTCTCTGCCAAATACTCAGACTTTGAAGGGAGGTCCACAGGATGCTCAAGCAACACAACAGCAAGAGCTACAAGCTAAGATCCTAAGCCTCTTCAACAGTGGAGCATCTGGCACCAATACTAATACTGCAGGAGCACAGGGCCCAGCATATGGAAGTGCACTAAACACTCAGCCTCAAAATCGTGCTGGCCAGCTTGGCCTCAGCAATTCCTCATATCTATCTCAAGCTCAGCAGCGCATGACGGGTCCTAATTCACAACTTCCATCTTTAATGAGTCAAGCAGTTGCACCAAGAGCCACTGCAATTCGTTTACCTTTGCCTCAAACCCAAGGTCTCTATGGCCAGCAGCAACCTCGAGGTCCAAACCCCAACCAGTCAAGTGCTTTGTCTCAAGCCCAGAGATCTGGTGTTGCAACAGGTATAAACTTTGATAACCCTAGTGTGCAGAAAGCATTGGATACCCTTATTCAGAGTGGTCCATCTCTTTCCCACCTGGTAAACCAAGCCTCTGCCCAGGTACCACGTCCTGGACAACCATTGAGCCAGGCCTCTTTGGCGACTTACCAACGCCACTACTGA